GGGCCAGGGCTCGACCCTGCCGAGCAGGCCGAGTTGGCGGAGCTCGAAGCGCTCGAGACGGGCGGCAGCAGGAGGGAGCGCCCGGCCGCGTGGACCGGCGAGCTCTTCGTCGTCACCAACCGGCGCACCGCCTCGGCGTCGGAGGACTTCGTCGCCAGCCTCCAGGATGCCGGAGCCGCGCGGATCGTCGGCGAAACGACGATGGGCATCGGCTGCGGCTATACCAACGGTGGCGTGACGCTCACACTCCCGGCCACCGACCTCACCGTGCGCGCTCCCGACTGCATCCGCTACCGCAGGGACGGCCGGAACGAGGCCGAAGGGGTGCTGCCGGATCTGCCGGTCGAGTGGAACGACGACGACAGCGGCCAGGCGCGCGCCGAGAAGCTCGTCGTGGCGCTCCGGGAGCGCTGAGCCGCTCCTGAACTTCGCCAGACCGCCTTCGAAAGCGTCGTCGTTCGCGGTCCTTCAATCCGGCGACTTCGGCTGTGGACGAAAGCCCGGGTTCGACGGTTCGAGCGCGCCGCAGCGAATCGCCCCTGGCGCCTCCGGCGCGGTGATCGGAGCGAGCGGAGCGAGCGGCCCGAACGGCACCGGCGGCGGAACCTCCGCGCTCCAGGCGCAGTTCTGGCCGGGCTCGACGATCTCGAAACCGTCGCCGAACACGAGGTCGCTCGCGCCGTAGACGGTGCGGATGCGGGCGTAGCTGTTCTCCGAGGAACCGCCGCAGAGGCACGGCTCCTGGGAGAACTCACCGCACGGAACGTCGCGCGCCGGCAGGAGCTTCGGGCCGCAGCCGGGCATGTAGGTCATCGCATCCGGAACATAGAAGTGATGATCGAGGCCGTGCTGATGGGCCACCTCGTGCACAACGGTCCAGCAGAGCTCGTCGAGCACCTCCTGCGACGGCACGGTGCCGAGAACTCCGGCGAAGGTGAACGAGATCGAGTTGGGGATGAAGCCGCAGCTGAAGGGCGAAACCCCGAGCGTCCCGCTATCCTGTCCGATGTTCTGCGGAAACCCCGCGACCACATGCTCGAGGTGCGCCACCGCGCCGGGATCGACATCGGTGACCTCGACGGCGAACGGCCGAAAAGACCGCTGCACGCAGGCGACGAGGTCGCCCCAGAGATCACTCGGCAGCGCGAACTCGGGCAGGCTTGCGGTGCTCGGGCCGAGGATCGACGAGCGGTTGGCGCGCGAGTCCTCGAAGAGGCTCCGGAAGTAGATGCAGCCTCCGGGTTTGCAGTCTTCGAGGAAGATGAGCGGCAGCGGCGGCGTTGCGAGGGGCTCGAGGGAGAAATCGATGCCGCTGGTCGTGGCGTCCTCGACCACGACGATCGGCGTGCCGGTCGTCGGATCGCAGGCGTTGCACGGCAGGTCGTCGAAGAGCTCGTTCGCGTAGCCGAAGGCACCGCTCGCAACGGCATAGTAGGTGCCGGCCGCGAGATTCAAGGCGCCCGTCGTCAGGTAGGCCCCCGAAGCGTCGCTCCCGACCGTGCCCTCCAGCGCGCCGGAGGCGTCGTAGATCGCGATCTGGACGCCGGCCAGGGGCCCGCTCTGGGCCACGACCTGGCCCGCGATGCCGGTGAAGCCCTGGGTGACGCCGTCCAGAGTGAAAGTCAAACAGGTGGGTGAATCGATGGTGACCGGCACCGGCGTGCCGCCGTCGGCGACGCAGCTGCCCGGTTCACAAGGCTGCTCTTCCCAGACCTCGCCGAGCAGCCCGGCGCCGCCCGAAGGCTGCGCAACGACCCGGTAAGAGACGCCGGCCGGCATGCCGGAGATCCTGAAGCCTCCGCTCGTGTCGGAGTTCACGAGGGTCTCGAAACCACCGTCGAGCCGCGCGACCGCCACCAACGCGCCGTTGACCGGAGCGTTGGTAGCGGCAACGACCACGACCCCCGAGAGCACCCCGCCGGGATCGAGCTCGAAGTCGATGTCGGCCGTCTCGCCCGCGCCGACGACGTCGACCACCGTGTTGGGGCTCGACGGCAAACAGTTGAACGGGTCGTAGCAGGTCCCGGCGTCGTCGTAGATCTCGCCCACATGCACGCCATCGACCGCCGCCACCAGATACGAGCCCGGCGCCAGCCCGCCGATGCGGTAAGTGCCGTCGCTCGCCGTGGTCGCTCCGCCGGGGAAGGGCCCGCCGCCGCGCGCCACGACCGACACGTTGCCGAGCGGCAGACCGGAACCGGTCTCGACGATCGTCCCGGAGATGGCGCCGAGCCGCGCGAGGGCGAAATCAATTCCGGTCACCGGAGCTGCGCCGACGACGATCGGCGTGCCGCTGGTCACGGTGCAGAACGGCTCGCACGGCAGATCGTCCCAGAGCTCGTCCTGGTGCTCGCTGCCGGTGCGCGCAAAGTAGGTTCCCGGAGGGAGTCCTTCGACGGTGATCCAGTCGCCGTTCGCGTCGGTCAGCGCCTGCGCCGTCCGAAAACCGGGCGACTCGCGCAACGAGACGTTGACACCCGCGAGCGGCGCCAGGGACAGATCGGTCACGGTGCCGGAGACGCTGCCGCCTGCGGCCAGTGCGACGTCGATCCCGGAGGTCGTCGCGCCGGCGGTGACCGCGATCGGGCTGCCGATGGGGAGGACGTCGCAGTTCATCGGGCAGGGCGCGTCCGGAAAGACCTCCGCCACGAGTCCGGGCGCGTACGCGCGGACCTTGTAGTTCCTGGTCTCGAGCCCTTCGAAGAACCAGGCGCCGTCGGCCCCCGCCACGACCGGCGGAAGCCCGAATGTGCCGACAAGTCCGAGAGCGTAGCCCTCGACCAGGGCGCCGGGTACCGGTGTCGTGCCGTCGGCGAGCAAAACGACGCCTTCGATGCGGCCGCCCGCGACGAGCGTGAAGTCGATCGCCTCGACCGAGCTGTTCGGCGCGACCGGGACGGTCGAGCCGGCCTCCTGGGGATCGCAGGCCTGATCGCACGCGACGCCCGGCCAGACCTCGTCGACGAGCAGGTCGGTCGCCTGGGTGCGCACGAAGTAGTCACCGGCGGCGATGGCGGCAAACTGGTAGTGCCCGGTCGGTCCGGTGGTCGTCGTCGCGATCGTCTGAAGGAAGCCGTCGACGATCCGCTCCAGAACGAGCTCGCCACCGACGATTGGTGCGTCGCTCGCGGCCGCGGTGACGCGGCCGGAGATCGCGCCGCCACCGGGGAGCGGGCAGTCGCTGGCGCCGAGCTCGCGGGCGCCGCCGATCGGAAGGAGGAGCAGAAGCACGAAGAGCTTGCGGCGCCGAGCCGGCGAATTCATTTCGTGACCTCCGGAAGGCGAGATGGCGGCGAGTTTACACCCGCCCGTCCGGACCCGGCGGATTGCGGCGCTCCTGCCAGAACAGGCCTCACCAGAACTTCGTCGAGCCCCACTCGAAGCCGTCGGCGAAGACCAGGCTGTTCTCGAGCCGGACGAGGTAGGCCTGCGAACCGGAGCTTGCCTGGTCGGCCTCGACCAGGATCATCGGCTGGCCTCCGGGAGTCTCGATGTCGACCGGACTCTCGCCGTTGGCGCCGCCGCCGTCGATGTCGAAGAAGCGCGAGCCCCCCTGCCCGAAGGTGTCGTCGGAGTCGAGGCCAACGCCGAACTCGACCAGCAGGCGTCCGAGACCGGCACCGTCTCCAACGGCGCTGTCCCAGCCGTAGAGGAGCCTGCCGAGTCCGTCGAAGGCGAGGGCCCCGACGTCGGCGGACGAGACGGTCGTCTGGGCCGAGAGCGCGAACGTCGGGTCGAAGACCCGCACGAACGAGCTGTCGCCGTCGAGCCGCAGGGCCGCGACACCGACACGGCCGTCACTGCCGATGGCGAGCGCGCCGGAAACGGAGTCCAGCGCGTCGCCGGTGTCGATCAGCATGAGCCCGCCGCCCGGGAACGTCGGGTCGAGGTCGCCATCCGAAGCGAAGCGCGCCAGAACGGTGTCGAGGTCGCCGCTCGCGTCGGGATCATAGAAGGAGAGATGAACGTAGGCCCGATTCTGCGAGTCGACGACGAGGTCGGCTCCCCCGCCGGTGAGAGCGAACTCGGGAGCCGGCACATAGGCGAGTCCGTCGATCCCGAAGTTCGCGTCGAGCGCGCCAGCGCCGGTCAGGCCGATGAGAAAGTAATCTGCGGTGACCACGCCGGTCACGCGCTCGAGCAGGGCGATGTATTTCGTCGTCGCATCACGCGACTCCTCGATGTCGAGCAGGCGGCAGTCCTCGGTGTCGCAGTACGGCGCGTCGTCGAAGTAGGCCCAGCCGGCACCGGAGAAGGTGTCGTCGAGGTTGCAGCTGTCGCCGCCGTCGAACGTTTCGAACCGGGCGACGAACGCGCGCGCGACCGTCTCGGTGCCGAAGACCGTCATCGTCCCGGCGTAAAGGAGGCGGTCGGCGGAGTCGAAGAGAACCTCCCGGATGTCGAAGTTGTCGAGCAGGGCGAGCCCCCAGCTGCAGCCCTCCCACGAGCCACCGCCAGAGTTGCCGTCCCGCCACCACTCGAACTCGGAGTCGTCGGGCAGCGTCGTGTTGCCGGTGAAGTAGAGCCGCTGGTCCGGGGCCACGCCGGAGGCGCGCGGGACGGAGCTCCCGAAGCTGGCCGAGATACCGTCGCCCCCCCAGCTCGGGTCGAGATCGCCGTCGCCGGCCGGAAGCGGATGCCAGGGTCCCAGCAGGGCGACGAGCAGGATCGCGAGGATCGGCGGAACTGGGGTCCGGAAAAGTCGGTTGTGGCGCATAGGTCTCCCTCAACCTTCAAACGTCGATCGTCATCCGGAAGGGACAGTTCGATCCCGACCGTGGGGCGCCGCCGACAGGCGCTTCGCCTCTAGGGCTTCGCCTGGCTCACTCGCACCCGGACATCCACCGCTTTCGACGCGCCGGGCTCGCCGGGCTGCGCCGCCGGTGCAGCCGGTGCCGCGAGAAAGGGATTGATGTCGAGCTCGACGATCTCGGGGAAGTTCTGGACCAGCCAGGCGAGCTTCAGCAGCACCGTCTCGAGGAGCGCGATGTCCGAGGGGGCGTCGCCGCGCACCCCTTCGAGGAGCTTCACGCCGCGGATGCGGCCGACCATCTCTCGCGCCTCCGAGGGGGCGAGTGGGGTGACGCCGAAGACGACGTCGCGGAAGACCTCGACGTACTTGCCGCCGAGGCCGAACATCAGCACGGGGCCGAAACGGGGGTCGGTGGAGATGCCGAAGATCGTCTCGTGCCCGCTCCGGGCCATCTCCTGCACGAAGAATCCGGTGAGGGCGAGGCCCGCGGCGGCGAAGCGATGCGCGAGCGCGTCGCAGGCCCGGGCGAGCTCGGCCTCGCTCGCGAGGTCGAGCTCGATCGCCTTCGCCTCGCTCTTGTGGACGAGGCCGGGCGAGATCGCCTTCACCACCACCGGGTAGCCGATCCGCCGCGCGGCGGCGAGCGCTTCGGTGCGGTCGGCCGCGACCTCCCACCTGGCGACCGGGATGCCCAGAGCCTCGAGCAGGCGAAAGGCGTCGTCGGTGGCGAGGTAGCCGTCGTCGCCGGGCCGTGCGAGCGCCCCGGCGATCCTCTTCCTGTCGAAGTCGAAATCGGGCAGCGCCTCGTGCTCCGGCCGCCGGCGCCATTCGCCGTAGCGCACGAGCTGCGCCAGTGCGAGGGCCGCGGACTCGGGGAAGCGATAGACCGGCGGCAGGTGGTGGGCGCTCTTCAGCCCTTCGTAGAACGACTCGACCGCCATCATCACCGCCAGCACCGGCTTGCCGCAGACCGCCGGCGCGAGCTCCCCGCCCGGTCCTGCGTTTGTCTCCGATGCCGCCGCCCTTGCCGCCCGCCCGACCGCTTCGAGCACATCGCGCGGGTCGCCCAGGAGCGGCGTCACGTTGACGACGATCGCCGCGTCGACTCCCGGGTCGGCGAGCACCGCAGCGACGGTGCGCTCGTACTGCGCGGCGGTGGCCGAGGCGATCATGTCGACGGGATTGCCGAGCGAGGCGGCCGACGGCAGGAAGCTCGCGAGGTGGGCGCGCGTCGCGGGGGAGAGCTCGGCCATCTCGAGCTCGAGGTTGACGCAGGCGTCGGTCGCCATGATCCCCGGCCCGCCCGCGTTGGTGACGATCGCCACCCGCGGGCCAGCGGGCAGCGGGCATCGGTCGAGGGCGCGCGCGACGTCGAAGAGCTCGCCGATGGTGTCGGCCCGCAGCACCCCGCACTGGTCGAGGAAGGCCGAGACGGTGACATCGGTGCCGGCCATCGCGCCGGTATGGCTCGAGGCGGCGCGCGCTCCCTCGGCGGTGCGCCCGGACTTGACGATCAGGATCGGCTTCTTCCGCGTCACCCGCTTCGCGATCTCGGTGAAGCGGCGCGGGTTGCCGAACGACTCGAGGTACATGCACATGACCTTCGTCGCCGGGTCGTTCTCCCAGTACTCGACGAGGTCGTTGCCGGAGACGTCGGCCTTGTTGCCCATCGAGACGAACTGGGTCAATCCGATACCCAGTTGCGCGGCGACGTTGAGGATGGCGACGCCCAGCGCCCCCGACTGGCTGACGAAGCCGACCGAACCGGCGACCGCCGGCGTGGGCGAGAAGGTCGCATTCAGCGACACCGCGGCATCCGTGTTGATCACCCCCATGCAGTTGGGCCCGACCATGCGCGCGCCGGCGGCGCGGATGGTGGCGCGCAGCTTCGCCTCGAGCGCCCGGCCCTCTTCTCCGGTCTCGCCATAGCCGGCCGTGATCACCACGAAGGCGCGCACGCCGAGGGCGATCGCCTCTTCGACGACCCCCTGCACGAGCGCCCGCGGCACGGTGATGACGGCGAGGTCGATGGCGTCCGGAATGGCGGCGAGGGTCGGATAGCACTTGAGCGAATGGATCGCCGCCGCCTTGGGATTCACCGGGTAGATCGCGCCGGTGAACTGCGCCTCGATCATGTTGTGGACGATCGACCAGCCGATCGAGTCGCGGGAGCGCGACGCGCCGACGACGGCGACGGTCCTGGGAGAGAAAACGGTATCGAGAGCGTGCATGGGATCTCCGGAAGGTGAAGCTCAGCTGCGCGGGGCGAGGATCTGGATCTGCTCCGGCGCGAGCACGATGTTGAGTGGCGCCGCGGCGACGAAGGCGTCGCCGTCGGCCTGGAGCTGCAACGAAGCCGGCGCGACAATGCGCAGGCTCGTGAAGGAGCGCACCTCGACATCGCTGCGCTCGAGGTGGCGGCCGCGCGCGAGGGCGAGAACGAAGGCGACGGCATCACGTCGCCGGCGCCCGTGAAACAGCAGGAGCTCGAGCTTGCGGTCATAGCCGGAAGCGCCGGGGACGATGGTGAACTGTCCCGCGTACTGCGGCAGATTGGCGACGACGAAGCCGGTCGCCTCGACGACACCCAAAGCGTCACCATCGATCTCGAGCGCGAAACGAGGAAACCGATAGCGGAGCCACTCACGGATGCCGGCGATCGCCACCGCCCCTTTACCGAGCAGTTTCTTGGTGCCGAGATCCACGTGCGCCATGACCTCGGCGTCGAGCCCGCCGGAAAGCTGCATCAGGAAGGGCTCGCCGTTCGA
This DNA window, taken from Thermoanaerobaculia bacterium, encodes the following:
- a CDS encoding carboxypeptidase regulatory-like domain-containing protein — encoded protein: MNSPARRRKLFVLLLLLPIGGARELGASDCPLPGGGAISGRVTAAASDAPIVGGELVLERIVDGFLQTIATTTTGPTGHYQFAAIAAGDYFVRTQATDLLVDEVWPGVACDQACDPQEAGSTVPVAPNSSVEAIDFTLVAGGRIEGVVLLADGTTPVPGALVEGYALGLVGTFGLPPVVAGADGAWFFEGLETRNYKVRAYAPGLVAEVFPDAPCPMNCDVLPIGSPIAVTAGATTSGIDVALAAGGSVSGTVTDLSLAPLAGVNVSLRESPGFRTAQALTDANGDWITVEGLPPGTYFARTGSEHQDELWDDLPCEPFCTVTSGTPIVVGAAPVTGIDFALARLGAISGTIVETGSGLPLGNVSVVARGGGPFPGGATTASDGTYRIGGLAPGSYLVAAVDGVHVGEIYDDAGTCYDPFNCLPSSPNTVVDVVGAGETADIDFELDPGGVLSGVVVVAATNAPVNGALVAVARLDGGFETLVNSDTSGGFRISGMPAGVSYRVVAQPSGGAGLLGEVWEEQPCEPGSCVADGGTPVPVTIDSPTCLTFTLDGVTQGFTGIAGQVVAQSGPLAGVQIAIYDASGALEGTVGSDASGAYLTTGALNLAAGTYYAVASGAFGYANELFDDLPCNACDPTTGTPIVVVEDATTSGIDFSLEPLATPPLPLIFLEDCKPGGCIYFRSLFEDSRANRSSILGPSTASLPEFALPSDLWGDLVACVQRSFRPFAVEVTDVDPGAVAHLEHVVAGFPQNIGQDSGTLGVSPFSCGFIPNSISFTFAGVLGTVPSQEVLDELCWTVVHEVAHQHGLDHHFYVPDAMTYMPGCGPKLLPARDVPCGEFSQEPCLCGGSSENSYARIRTVYGASDLVFGDGFEIVEPGQNCAWSAEVPPPVPFGPLAPLAPITAPEAPGAIRCGALEPSNPGFRPQPKSPD
- a CDS encoding acetate--CoA ligase family protein, which translates into the protein MHALDTVFSPRTVAVVGASRSRDSIGWSIVHNMIEAQFTGAIYPVNPKAAAIHSLKCYPTLAAIPDAIDLAVITVPRALVQGVVEEAIALGVRAFVVITAGYGETGEEGRALEAKLRATIRAAGARMVGPNCMGVINTDAAVSLNATFSPTPAVAGSVGFVSQSGALGVAILNVAAQLGIGLTQFVSMGNKADVSGNDLVEYWENDPATKVMCMYLESFGNPRRFTEIAKRVTRKKPILIVKSGRTAEGARAASSHTGAMAGTDVTVSAFLDQCGVLRADTIGELFDVARALDRCPLPAGPRVAIVTNAGGPGIMATDACVNLELEMAELSPATRAHLASFLPSAASLGNPVDMIASATAAQYERTVAAVLADPGVDAAIVVNVTPLLGDPRDVLEAVGRAARAAASETNAGPGGELAPAVCGKPVLAVMMAVESFYEGLKSAHHLPPVYRFPESAALALAQLVRYGEWRRRPEHEALPDFDFDRKRIAGALARPGDDGYLATDDAFRLLEALGIPVARWEVAADRTEALAAARRIGYPVVVKAISPGLVHKSEAKAIELDLASEAELARACDALAHRFAAAGLALTGFFVQEMARSGHETIFGISTDPRFGPVLMFGLGGKYVEVFRDVVFGVTPLAPSEAREMVGRIRGVKLLEGVRGDAPSDIALLETVLLKLAWLVQNFPEIVELDINPFLAAPAAPAAQPGEPGASKAVDVRVRVSQAKP
- a CDS encoding NAD(+)/NADH kinase; protein product: MRRAVLIWNPRAGQRRARRALPEIRRTLESGFDLELEPTSGPDHCREVARRALAERVDVFFVLGGDGTLRVAASVLAGSDVAVGALPGGTTNVVAGALGLPADPVAAARALLTAEPTLLDLGQSNGEPFLMQLSGGLDAEVMAHVDLGTKKLLGKGAVAIAGIREWLRYRFPRFALEIDGDALGVVEATGFVVANLPQYAGQFTIVPGASGYDRKLELLLFHGRRRRDAVAFVLALARGRHLERSDVEVRSFTSLRIVAPASLQLQADGDAFVAAAPLNIVLAPEQIQILAPRS